A genome region from Nocardiopsis exhalans includes the following:
- a CDS encoding D-alanine--D-alanine ligase family protein: MSSEQRKIRVAVVFGGRSSEHEISCVTAGSVLSVIDQDRYEVVPVGITPTGNWVLTSGDPESLRIDAATKALPTVSEDGVELALPFDAAGQLMTVTPEQGTRRLAEVDVVLPLLHGPFGEDGTIQGLFEMMGVRYAGAGVFSSAAAMDKVFMKALLVGNAIPTSDFVAITERTWRTERKKVLDDVAELGETVFVKPARAGSSVGISKVKDSKDTDAVIAAVEAAREHDPKVLVEAQVIGREIECGVLEAEDGGTPDVSFPAEVHVAEGFDFYDFEAKYLSTSGLTIPAQIPEEATARLRRMAADVFEAMGCEGLARVDFFYTEDGEVLVNELNTMPGFTPSSAFPQMWGATGLGYAELVERMITTALRRNPGLR, encoded by the coding sequence ATGTCGTCCGAGCAGCGCAAGATTCGGGTCGCCGTCGTCTTCGGCGGGCGTAGTTCCGAACACGAGATCTCCTGCGTCACCGCGGGCAGCGTCCTGTCCGTCATCGACCAGGACCGTTACGAGGTCGTCCCGGTCGGGATCACCCCCACCGGCAACTGGGTCCTCACCTCGGGCGACCCCGAGAGCCTGCGCATCGACGCGGCGACCAAGGCCCTGCCCACCGTCTCCGAGGACGGCGTCGAACTGGCGCTGCCCTTCGACGCGGCGGGCCAGCTCATGACGGTGACCCCGGAGCAGGGCACTCGGCGCCTGGCCGAGGTGGACGTCGTGCTGCCGCTGCTGCACGGCCCCTTCGGCGAGGACGGCACCATCCAGGGTCTCTTCGAGATGATGGGCGTGCGCTACGCGGGTGCCGGGGTCTTCTCCAGCGCCGCCGCCATGGACAAGGTCTTCATGAAGGCCCTCCTGGTCGGCAACGCCATCCCCACCAGCGACTTCGTGGCGATCACCGAGCGCACCTGGCGGACCGAGCGCAAGAAGGTCCTGGACGACGTCGCCGAGCTGGGCGAGACGGTCTTCGTCAAGCCCGCCCGCGCCGGGAGCAGCGTCGGTATCAGCAAGGTGAAGGACTCCAAGGACACCGACGCCGTGATCGCCGCGGTCGAGGCCGCCCGCGAGCACGACCCCAAGGTCCTGGTCGAGGCCCAGGTCATCGGTCGCGAGATCGAGTGCGGCGTCCTGGAGGCGGAGGACGGCGGTACCCCGGACGTCTCCTTCCCTGCCGAGGTGCACGTGGCGGAGGGCTTCGACTTCTACGACTTCGAGGCCAAGTACCTGTCCACGAGCGGCCTGACCATCCCCGCCCAGATCCCGGAGGAGGCCACGGCACGCCTGCGCAGGATGGCCGCCGACGTCTTCGAGGCCATGGGCTGCGAGGGGCTGGCCCGGGTGGACTTCTTCTACACCGAGGACGGCGAGGTCCTGGTCAACGAGCTCAACACGATGCCCGGCTTCACCCCGTCGTCGGCCTTCCCGCAGATGTGGGGCGCCACCGGTCTGGGCTACGCCGAGCTCGTCGAGCGCATGATCACCACGGCCCTGCGCCGCAACCCCGGCCTGCGCTGA
- a CDS encoding Uma2 family endonuclease produces the protein MDLHTLAESLELPDGYRVEIINGSITVSPTPSARHADIVTEVHESVLEGGLKAKGLRAVQVLTLEIAKTGDRYVPDLVVLPTALVRGQGWDGPSWIRPAEEAELVVEVVSPSSAHHDWTNKTKGYAQAGVPLYLVIDPKQDEVALFLQPEGDEYREVTRVLRSGSVRLPQPFDLKLEAADLLLSFS, from the coding sequence ATGGATCTCCACACTCTGGCCGAAAGTCTCGAACTCCCGGATGGTTACCGCGTGGAAATCATCAACGGGAGCATCACCGTGTCGCCAACGCCCAGTGCCAGGCATGCCGACATCGTCACCGAGGTTCACGAGTCGGTGCTGGAGGGCGGACTCAAAGCCAAAGGCCTTCGGGCAGTGCAGGTGCTCACCTTGGAGATCGCCAAGACCGGTGATCGCTACGTGCCCGACCTGGTGGTCTTGCCGACAGCTCTCGTGCGGGGGCAGGGTTGGGACGGTCCGTCGTGGATTCGTCCGGCCGAAGAGGCGGAATTGGTTGTCGAGGTTGTCTCGCCCAGTAGTGCGCACCACGACTGGACCAACAAGACGAAGGGATACGCGCAGGCCGGAGTCCCTCTCTACCTGGTGATTGATCCGAAGCAGGATGAGGTCGCCCTGTTCCTTCAGCCAGAGGGAGACGAGTACCGGGAAGTCACCCGTGTCCTTCGCAGCGGGTCTGTGCGACTTCCTCAGCCTTTCGACCTCAAACTCGAAGCCGCTGACCTGTTGCTCTCCTTCTCCTGA
- the cydD gene encoding thiol reductant ABC exporter subunit CydD: MKPLDPRLVRTASAVRTHLAVTVVSGVLITGLILAQAWLLAEVITGAWAGEGMDALGWMIAAVAAVAVARALLSYVAEASALHSAARTKSQLRRELVAHVTGSGKVWLAEGGDREGGSPKAGELVTLATRGLDALDEYFSRYLPQLVLACIVPFAVLAVVFWADWISGIVILVTLPLIPIFMALIGMHTQQRIDRQWRLLSRLGGHFLDVVEGLPTLAVFRRAKAQAAIIRKVGEDHRSATMGTLRIAFLSAFALELLATLAVALVAVEVGLRLLGGHMDYQTALLVLILAPEAYLPLREVGARFHASMEGVAAADQVFTELDRKRGAAARACAEGEEHEHRKAPAPTGTASPAAAGDIRFEGVGLLYPGRDVPALSGLDLTVRAGEHLLLTGPSGSGKTTLLSLLLRLGEPTEGRVSVRAPGGGWTPMDLIPADDWRLGIAWVPQHPYLFDVSVADNIRLGAPDADMERVREAARLAEADGFVSALSDGYETRLGERGARLSAGQRQRIALARAMCRDAPLVLLDEPTAHLDAENAASVRTAVTRLLAGRTAVIVAHDTGWAESTLGENLRTAELPLLTRGAHR, translated from the coding sequence ATGAAACCGCTCGATCCGCGCCTGGTCCGCACCGCAAGCGCGGTCCGGACGCACCTGGCAGTCACCGTCGTCAGCGGCGTGCTGATCACCGGACTGATCCTCGCCCAGGCCTGGCTGCTCGCCGAGGTCATCACCGGGGCCTGGGCCGGGGAGGGCATGGACGCCCTCGGCTGGATGATCGCCGCGGTGGCCGCCGTCGCCGTGGCCCGCGCCCTGCTGTCCTACGTCGCCGAGGCCTCGGCGCTGCACAGCGCCGCGCGCACCAAGTCACAGCTGCGCCGCGAACTGGTCGCGCACGTGACCGGTTCGGGCAAGGTGTGGCTGGCCGAGGGCGGAGACCGCGAGGGCGGCTCACCCAAGGCCGGCGAACTCGTCACCCTGGCCACCCGCGGCCTGGACGCCCTGGACGAGTACTTCTCCCGCTACTTGCCCCAGCTGGTCCTGGCCTGCATCGTGCCGTTCGCGGTGCTGGCGGTGGTGTTCTGGGCCGACTGGATCTCCGGGATCGTCATCCTGGTGACGCTACCGCTCATCCCGATCTTCATGGCGCTGATCGGCATGCACACCCAGCAGCGCATCGACCGCCAGTGGCGGCTCCTGAGCAGGCTGGGCGGGCACTTCCTCGACGTCGTGGAGGGGCTGCCCACGCTCGCGGTGTTCCGCAGGGCCAAGGCCCAGGCCGCGATCATCCGCAAGGTCGGCGAGGACCACCGGTCGGCGACCATGGGGACGCTTCGGATCGCGTTCCTGTCGGCGTTCGCCCTGGAGCTGCTCGCGACCCTGGCGGTGGCGCTGGTGGCGGTCGAGGTGGGCCTGCGCCTGCTGGGCGGGCACATGGACTACCAGACCGCACTGCTGGTGCTGATCCTGGCGCCCGAGGCCTATCTCCCGCTGCGCGAGGTGGGCGCGCGCTTCCACGCGAGTATGGAGGGGGTGGCCGCCGCCGACCAGGTCTTCACCGAGCTGGACCGCAAGCGCGGGGCCGCCGCCCGGGCTTGCGCGGAAGGCGAGGAGCACGAGCACCGCAAGGCTCCGGCCCCGACCGGGACCGCCTCCCCCGCCGCCGCGGGCGACATCCGCTTCGAGGGGGTCGGGCTGCTCTACCCGGGCCGCGACGTCCCCGCCCTGTCCGGCCTGGACCTGACCGTCCGCGCCGGGGAGCACCTGCTGCTCACCGGGCCGAGCGGGTCGGGCAAGACCACCCTGCTGTCCCTGCTGCTGCGGCTGGGCGAACCCACCGAGGGGCGGGTCAGCGTGCGCGCGCCCGGCGGCGGGTGGACCCCCATGGACCTGATCCCCGCCGACGACTGGCGGCTGGGCATCGCCTGGGTCCCCCAGCACCCCTACCTGTTCGACGTCTCCGTCGCCGACAACATCCGCCTGGGCGCACCCGACGCCGACATGGAACGGGTTCGGGAGGCGGCCCGGCTGGCCGAGGCCGACGGGTTCGTCTCCGCCCTGTCCGACGGCTACGAGACGCGCCTGGGTGAGCGGGGCGCCCGGCTGTCCGCCGGGCAGCGGCAGCGGATCGCGCTGGCCAGGGCGATGTGCCGGGACGCCCCGCTGGTCCTGTTGGACGAGCCCACCGCGCACCTGGACGCGGAGAACGCCGCGTCGGTGCGCACCGCGGTGACCCGCCTGTTGGCGGGGCGGACCGCGGTGATCGTCGCGCACGACACCGGCTGGGCCGAGTCCACGCTGGGCGAGAACCTGCGGACCGCCGAACTCCCGCTGCTGACCCGGGGGGCACACCGATGA
- a CDS encoding EI24 domain-containing protein: protein MNPVREVFGGFGVLLRGLGIVLRRPRLFLLGALPALVTSLLFLAALITLAVNITGLVAWATPFAEDWESAWRGLVRGALSLALLAGAVLVMVVTFTTVTLGLGSPIYDKIAELVEQELGGAPEAPDEALMASVTRSVRQSTGVVLVSLTVTVSAFLLGLVPVVGWMVAPVLTAVVGGWLLGIELTASAFDRRGLLRIRDRRHFMGTRRWRVLGFAIPTYFLLAIPFVAVAVFPAATAGGTILARELLTEGPQGPQEPQTPPIPHQNPPEAPKAP, encoded by the coding sequence GTGAATCCTGTACGTGAGGTTTTCGGTGGTTTCGGCGTCCTGCTGCGCGGTCTGGGCATCGTGCTGCGCAGACCGCGCCTGTTCCTGCTCGGCGCGCTGCCCGCGTTGGTCACGTCGCTGCTGTTCCTGGCGGCGCTGATCACCCTCGCGGTGAACATCACCGGTCTGGTGGCGTGGGCGACGCCGTTCGCCGAAGACTGGGAGAGCGCCTGGCGGGGGCTGGTGCGCGGCGCGCTGAGCCTGGCACTGCTGGCCGGGGCGGTCCTGGTCATGGTGGTGACGTTCACGACGGTGACGCTGGGCCTGGGCTCGCCGATCTACGACAAGATCGCCGAACTGGTCGAACAGGAACTGGGCGGCGCGCCCGAGGCCCCGGACGAGGCGCTGATGGCGTCGGTGACCCGTTCGGTGCGCCAGTCGACGGGGGTCGTGCTGGTCTCCCTCACCGTGACCGTCAGCGCGTTCCTGCTCGGGCTGGTCCCGGTGGTCGGCTGGATGGTGGCCCCGGTGCTGACCGCGGTGGTGGGAGGCTGGCTGCTGGGCATCGAGCTGACCGCGAGCGCCTTCGACCGCCGCGGCCTGCTGCGCATCCGCGACCGCCGCCACTTCATGGGCACCCGCCGCTGGCGCGTCCTGGGCTTCGCGATCCCGACCTACTTCCTGCTGGCGATCCCCTTCGTGGCGGTGGCCGTGTTCCCGGCGGCAACCGCGGGCGGCACCATCCTCGCCCGGGAGCTCCTCACAGAGGGGCCCCAGGGGCCGCAGGAGCCCCAAACTCCCCCGATTCCTCACCAGAACCCACCCGAAGCGCCAAAGGCCCCGTAG
- a CDS encoding Lrp/AsnC family transcriptional regulator, with product MVQAYILIQTEVGQSAEVAERIRGIEGVEQANDVTGPYDVIVQAKADDIDALGALVVARIQRLDGIARTLTCPIVNI from the coding sequence ATGGTGCAGGCATACATCCTGATCCAGACCGAGGTCGGCCAGTCGGCCGAGGTCGCGGAGCGGATCCGCGGGATCGAGGGGGTCGAACAGGCGAACGATGTCACGGGTCCCTACGATGTGATCGTCCAGGCCAAGGCCGACGACATCGACGCCCTGGGGGCTCTGGTGGTGGCTCGGATTCAGCGCTTGGACGGCATCGCCCGTACCCTTACCTGTCCCATCGTCAACATCTGA
- a CDS encoding cytochrome ubiquinol oxidase subunit I, giving the protein MEALDLARWQFGITTIYHFLFVPLTIGLSFIVAVLQTFWYRTGRHEYLQATQFFGKLFLINFAMGVVTGIVQEFQFGMNWSEYSRFVGDVFGAPLAMEALLAFFLESTFIGLWIFGWHRLPRGVHLACIWIVAVATNLSAYFILAANAWMRRPVGYEINPETGRAELNDIWAVLSNDQAWSTYLHTVSAAFVTAGLFVVAVSAYKLWRNTRYDDTGEVGVVPPKRDFALFRATLRTGLVVTLVAGALTVFSGDHQAKLAAEYEPMKLAAAEALWDTEEGAAFSAFAVGDTEARYNPIDVTVPNVLSFLATGHFDGEVHGMNNLQEAYEELYGPGDYMPNVFVVYWSFRLMMGFGMFGIAVAAAGLWLTRGRERLPRTPWFYYAAFAALPAALLANIFGWVLTEMGRQPWTVHGELLTAASVSPGVSLGTVAMSLSLFTALYGILFAVEVGLLWKYIKKGPSHVVPDLENDEDESEIPHFSY; this is encoded by the coding sequence ATGGAAGCTCTAGACCTGGCGAGGTGGCAGTTCGGGATCACCACGATCTACCACTTCCTCTTCGTCCCCCTGACGATCGGGCTGTCGTTCATCGTGGCCGTCCTCCAGACCTTCTGGTACCGCACCGGACGGCACGAGTACCTCCAGGCCACCCAGTTCTTCGGCAAGCTGTTCCTGATCAACTTCGCCATGGGCGTGGTCACCGGGATCGTGCAGGAGTTCCAGTTCGGCATGAACTGGAGCGAGTACTCGCGCTTCGTCGGCGACGTGTTCGGCGCTCCGCTGGCGATGGAGGCCCTGCTGGCCTTCTTCCTGGAGTCCACCTTCATCGGACTGTGGATCTTCGGCTGGCACCGGCTCCCCCGCGGAGTCCACCTGGCCTGCATCTGGATCGTGGCCGTGGCCACCAACCTGTCGGCCTACTTCATCCTGGCCGCCAACGCCTGGATGCGCCGCCCGGTCGGCTACGAGATCAACCCCGAGACCGGCCGCGCCGAGCTCAACGACATCTGGGCCGTGCTCAGCAACGACCAGGCCTGGTCCACCTACCTGCACACCGTCTCGGCCGCCTTCGTCACCGCCGGGCTGTTCGTGGTGGCGGTCAGCGCCTACAAGCTGTGGCGCAACACCAGGTACGACGACACCGGCGAGGTCGGCGTCGTCCCGCCCAAGCGCGACTTCGCGCTGTTCCGCGCCACCCTGCGGACCGGCCTGGTCGTCACCCTGGTGGCCGGAGCCCTGACGGTGTTCTCCGGCGACCACCAGGCCAAGCTGGCGGCCGAGTACGAACCCATGAAGCTCGCCGCGGCGGAGGCCCTGTGGGACACCGAGGAGGGCGCCGCCTTCTCCGCCTTCGCGGTCGGCGACACCGAGGCCCGCTACAACCCCATCGACGTCACCGTCCCCAACGTGCTGAGCTTCCTGGCCACCGGGCACTTCGACGGCGAGGTGCACGGGATGAACAACCTCCAGGAGGCCTACGAGGAGCTCTACGGGCCCGGCGACTACATGCCCAACGTGTTCGTCGTGTACTGGTCCTTCCGCCTGATGATGGGCTTCGGGATGTTCGGTATCGCCGTGGCCGCCGCGGGCCTGTGGCTGACCCGGGGCCGGGAGCGGCTGCCCAGGACCCCGTGGTTCTACTACGCGGCGTTCGCCGCCCTGCCCGCCGCCCTGCTGGCCAACATCTTCGGGTGGGTGCTCACCGAGATGGGCCGCCAGCCCTGGACCGTCCACGGCGAACTCCTCACCGCGGCCAGCGTCTCCCCCGGGGTCAGCCTCGGCACCGTGGCGATGAGCCTGAGCCTGTTCACCGCGCTGTACGGGATCCTGTTCGCCGTCGAGGTCGGCCTGCTGTGGAAGTACATCAAGAAGGGCCCCTCCCACGTCGTCCCCGATCTGGAGAACGACGAGGACGAGTCCGAGATCCCGCACTTCAGCTACTAG
- a CDS encoding DUF305 domain-containing protein: MSGPASRDADGADETSYEDGWAGPDAFSESDEGTGAPPRTERSVPLWMAVTLVALALVGGFLLGRPSYPLDTGADAGFLRDMSAHHAQAVDMSMTILGKTDDVELHTVATDMARTQQAQIGMMQGWLTAWGLNSRSAEPPMTWMADHEHGGGEGEVPETMPGLATDEDLVRLSDAEGEEAEVLFLELMIAHHIGGIEMAEAEVELGNEELVTNFAQGMIDAQTSEIENMERMLDKRA, encoded by the coding sequence ATGAGCGGCCCGGCGTCCAGAGACGCCGACGGTGCCGACGAGACGTCGTACGAGGACGGATGGGCCGGGCCCGACGCGTTCTCCGAAAGCGACGAGGGCACCGGGGCGCCGCCCCGTACTGAGCGCTCCGTCCCGCTCTGGATGGCTGTGACCCTGGTCGCGTTGGCGCTGGTCGGAGGGTTCCTCCTGGGCCGTCCGTCCTATCCCCTGGACACCGGGGCCGACGCCGGTTTCCTGCGTGACATGAGCGCGCACCACGCCCAGGCCGTGGACATGTCGATGACCATCCTCGGCAAGACCGATGACGTCGAGCTGCACACGGTGGCCACCGACATGGCCCGGACCCAGCAGGCGCAGATCGGGATGATGCAGGGCTGGCTGACGGCGTGGGGGCTGAACTCGCGCTCGGCGGAGCCCCCGATGACCTGGATGGCGGACCACGAGCACGGCGGCGGCGAGGGCGAGGTGCCCGAGACCATGCCGGGGCTGGCCACCGACGAGGACCTGGTGCGGCTGAGCGACGCCGAGGGCGAGGAGGCCGAGGTGCTCTTCCTCGAGCTGATGATCGCCCACCACATCGGCGGGATCGAGATGGCCGAGGCCGAGGTGGAGCTCGGCAATGAGGAACTGGTCACCAACTTCGCCCAGGGGATGATTGACGCCCAGACCTCCGAGATCGAGAACATGGAACGCATGCTGGACAAGCGCGCGTGA
- a CDS encoding DUF3105 domain-containing protein, which translates to MAKKTKAEERRARAAALREAQRKKERRAKALKITGISVAAAAVLGLLGTAIFMEIRSRNIDGVQEYAVGDFSHVEIGDVVDYDQSPPVGGQHWPSWQNCGVYGAPVTPELAVHSMEHGAVWITYDPELPEEEVQALQNFYNPGDYLVISPYEGDMPAPIVASSWGRQIAVDSADDENLSRYVQFYERGTDVPEPGASCSGAISQTAAEVEADLAGGGGAVEDADTDEPAEGAEGTEDEDADADE; encoded by the coding sequence GTGGCCAAGAAGACGAAGGCGGAGGAGCGTCGCGCTCGCGCCGCCGCATTGCGGGAAGCGCAGCGCAAGAAGGAACGCCGCGCCAAAGCCCTCAAGATCACCGGGATCAGCGTAGCCGCCGCGGCTGTTCTGGGTCTCCTGGGAACCGCGATCTTCATGGAGATTCGTTCGCGCAACATCGACGGCGTCCAGGAGTACGCCGTCGGGGACTTCAGCCACGTGGAGATCGGCGACGTCGTCGACTACGACCAGTCCCCGCCGGTCGGCGGTCAGCACTGGCCCAGCTGGCAGAACTGCGGCGTCTACGGCGCCCCGGTGACCCCGGAGCTCGCGGTCCACTCCATGGAGCACGGCGCGGTGTGGATCACCTACGACCCCGAGCTGCCGGAAGAAGAGGTCCAGGCGCTCCAGAACTTCTACAACCCGGGCGACTACCTGGTCATCAGCCCCTACGAGGGCGACATGCCCGCGCCGATCGTCGCCTCCAGCTGGGGCCGTCAGATCGCCGTGGACAGCGCCGATGACGAGAACCTCAGCCGCTACGTGCAGTTCTACGAGCGCGGCACCGACGTCCCCGAGCCGGGCGCCTCCTGCTCGGGTGCGATCAGCCAGACCGCCGCCGAGGTCGAGGCGGACCTGGCCGGCGGTGGCGGGGCCGTCGAGGACGCGGACACCGACGAGCCCGCCGAGGGCGCTGAGGGCACCGAGGATGAGGACGCCGACGCCGACGAGTAG
- the cydB gene encoding cytochrome d ubiquinol oxidase subunit II has protein sequence MELAVIWFVAIAVLWIGFFLLEGFDFGVGVLLPFMGKRHSVDRRVAINAIGPVWDANEVWMITAVGAMFAAFPAWYASAFSGFYVPVLLILLALIVRGVAFEYRHKRDSDQWRDWWDRAIFVGSAVPAFLWGLIFANFVRGVAMDADHIVTASLLDLFNPYALLGGVMTLSLFTLHGAVFLTLKTDGPVRGRARTASQWSAWTAVPAVAVFLLWTQAAHGAAWTLPLVLIAVAALVGGVAAARFRREGWSFLATAVTIVLTFTALLGSLFPNVLPSTTDPAFSLTVANASSADYTLTLMTWVAVVFLPLVLGYQAWSYWVFRKRVTGEQITGATVTAGRGEPDQAA, from the coding sequence ATGGAACTGGCCGTCATCTGGTTCGTCGCCATCGCCGTCCTGTGGATCGGCTTCTTCCTCCTGGAGGGGTTCGACTTCGGGGTCGGGGTACTGCTGCCCTTCATGGGCAAGCGCCACTCCGTGGACCGCCGCGTGGCCATCAACGCCATCGGCCCGGTCTGGGACGCCAACGAGGTGTGGATGATCACCGCCGTCGGCGCCATGTTCGCCGCCTTCCCCGCCTGGTACGCGTCCGCGTTCAGCGGGTTCTACGTGCCGGTGCTGCTCATCCTGCTGGCGCTCATCGTGCGCGGGGTGGCCTTCGAGTACCGCCACAAGCGCGACAGCGACCAGTGGCGCGACTGGTGGGACCGGGCGATCTTCGTCGGCAGCGCCGTGCCCGCCTTCCTGTGGGGGCTGATCTTCGCCAACTTCGTCCGCGGAGTGGCCATGGACGCCGACCACATCGTCACGGCGTCACTGCTCGACCTGTTCAACCCCTACGCCCTGCTGGGCGGGGTGATGACCCTGTCCCTGTTCACCCTGCACGGCGCCGTCTTCCTGACCCTCAAGACCGACGGTCCGGTCCGGGGCCGCGCCCGCACGGCCTCCCAGTGGAGCGCCTGGACGGCCGTGCCCGCGGTGGCCGTGTTCCTGCTGTGGACCCAGGCCGCACACGGTGCGGCGTGGACCCTGCCACTCGTCCTGATCGCCGTCGCGGCCCTGGTGGGCGGGGTCGCGGCGGCCCGGTTCCGCCGCGAGGGGTGGTCCTTCCTGGCCACGGCGGTCACCATCGTCCTCACGTTCACCGCGCTGCTGGGATCGCTGTTCCCGAACGTGCTCCCCTCCACCACCGACCCGGCGTTCAGCCTGACCGTCGCCAACGCCTCCTCCGCCGACTACACGCTCACCCTGATGACGTGGGTGGCGGTGGTGTTCCTGCCGCTGGTGCTGGGCTACCAGGCCTGGAGCTACTGGGTCTTCCGCAAGCGGGTCACCGGAGAGCAGATCACCGGGGCCACCGTCACGGCCGGAAGGGGCGAGCCGGACCAGGCCGCCTGA
- a CDS encoding DUF3515 domain-containing protein — translation MHKRYFGAALAVALVTAGCGTQTVQMQPPETDGQTAEACAALVADLPDALLGADRATVQPESEIMAAWGDPPIGLRCGVPRPSTLNMESELLEVNDVAWFGQPEDEPTLYTAVEREAYVELTVPPSYGAPAPALNTLSDLIDEHLEERADSGM, via the coding sequence GTGCACAAGCGCTACTTCGGGGCGGCTCTGGCCGTCGCCCTGGTAACGGCTGGTTGCGGAACCCAGACCGTACAGATGCAGCCCCCCGAGACCGACGGCCAGACCGCCGAGGCCTGCGCCGCGCTGGTTGCCGACCTCCCGGACGCCCTCCTCGGCGCGGACCGCGCCACGGTCCAGCCCGAGTCGGAGATCATGGCCGCCTGGGGCGACCCGCCCATCGGCCTGCGGTGCGGGGTGCCGCGTCCCTCCACCCTGAACATGGAGTCGGAGCTGCTGGAAGTCAACGACGTGGCGTGGTTCGGCCAGCCGGAGGACGAGCCCACCCTGTACACGGCGGTGGAGCGCGAGGCCTACGTCGAGCTGACCGTCCCGCCCTCCTACGGCGCCCCCGCCCCAGCGCTCAACACTCTGAGCGACCTGATCGACGAGCACCTGGAAGAACGCGCCGACAGCGGTATGTGA
- the cydC gene encoding thiol reductant ABC exporter subunit CydC: MRTETSDPLAVDERERRRNPLRRMIGLAWPRGGRFALGVLLGAAATGSGVALLGVAAWMLATAANHPSITALSAAVVATRALGVSKGVTRYLERLVTHDAAFRTLAEVRVRVYERLARTEAFGRFRSGDLVSRLVNDTEATLDLLVRGLTPPLVSVVTGGATVLFLTVVYLPGGLLLASGLLLAGLAVPLAAAALGKGPGQREAQARGRLSTALVDTLQGAPDLVAYGAMDRQVERVYEADAELTRVARRDAATLGLSAGATALITGLTVWGALFLGVLAVEDGVIGPTALAVLVLTTLAAFEIVAPLPAVAAKLGSIRSSGERLFGVLDTPPAVAPPAKEGLEIDPEADATVRVRDLRVRYGPEEPWALDGVDLEIPAGATVAVVGPSGAGKSTLASVLLRLRDPDGGRVEIGGVSVTDYPADEVRRVVSGVPQDPHVFASTLRENLRLAKPGAQDEELWTALRRARLAGEVEAMPKGLDTQVGSHGLGLSGGMRQRLALARAVLAAPRVLVLDEPTAHLDPDTRDAVVADLLDAARGFSTLLITHDLTGLDRVDRIYVIREGRVCQSGTHGELLAREGWFRGVCER, from the coding sequence ATGAGGACCGAGACGAGCGACCCCTTGGCGGTGGACGAGCGGGAACGGCGCCGGAACCCGCTGCGCCGGATGATCGGGCTGGCCTGGCCCCGTGGCGGAAGGTTCGCGCTGGGCGTGCTGCTCGGTGCCGCCGCCACCGGTTCGGGTGTGGCGCTGCTGGGCGTGGCCGCGTGGATGCTGGCCACGGCCGCGAACCACCCCTCGATCACCGCGTTGAGCGCGGCCGTGGTCGCCACGCGCGCGCTGGGCGTGAGCAAGGGCGTGACCCGCTACCTGGAGCGGCTGGTCACCCACGACGCCGCCTTCCGAACCCTGGCCGAGGTGCGGGTGCGCGTGTACGAGCGCCTGGCCCGAACCGAGGCGTTCGGTCGTTTCCGCTCCGGTGACCTGGTCTCGCGTCTGGTCAACGACACCGAGGCCACCCTGGACCTGCTGGTGCGCGGGCTCACTCCGCCGCTGGTCTCCGTTGTCACGGGCGGCGCGACGGTGCTGTTCCTGACCGTGGTGTACCTGCCGGGCGGGCTGCTGCTGGCCTCGGGGCTGCTGCTGGCCGGGCTCGCCGTGCCTCTGGCCGCGGCCGCCCTCGGCAAGGGTCCGGGGCAGCGCGAGGCGCAGGCGCGCGGCAGGCTCTCCACGGCCCTGGTGGACACCCTTCAGGGCGCGCCGGACCTGGTGGCCTACGGCGCCATGGACCGGCAGGTGGAGCGGGTGTACGAGGCCGACGCCGAACTCACCCGGGTAGCCCGGCGCGACGCCGCGACCCTCGGGCTGAGCGCCGGGGCCACCGCGTTGATCACCGGGCTGACCGTGTGGGGCGCGCTGTTCCTGGGCGTGCTCGCCGTGGAGGACGGGGTGATCGGCCCGACCGCGCTGGCGGTACTGGTGCTGACCACGCTCGCCGCCTTCGAGATCGTCGCTCCGCTGCCGGCCGTGGCCGCCAAGCTGGGATCGATCCGGTCCAGCGGGGAGCGGTTGTTCGGGGTCCTGGACACACCTCCCGCCGTCGCGCCGCCTGCGAAGGAGGGACTGGAGATCGACCCGGAGGCCGACGCCACGGTGCGGGTACGGGATCTGCGGGTGCGCTACGGCCCCGAGGAGCCGTGGGCGCTGGACGGGGTGGACCTGGAGATCCCGGCAGGGGCGACCGTCGCGGTGGTGGGACCGAGTGGCGCGGGCAAGAGCACGCTCGCCTCAGTGCTGCTGCGCTTGCGCGATCCGGACGGCGGCCGCGTGGAGATCGGCGGGGTGAGCGTCACCGACTACCCGGCCGACGAGGTGCGCCGGGTGGTCTCCGGGGTCCCGCAGGACCCGCACGTGTTCGCGTCCACTCTCCGGGAGAACCTGCGGCTGGCCAAGCCCGGGGCCCAGGACGAGGAGCTGTGGACGGCGCTGCGCAGGGCGCGGCTGGCCGGGGAGGTCGAGGCGATGCCCAAGGGCCTGGACACCCAGGTGGGCTCGCACGGTCTGGGGCTGAGCGGCGGGATGCGCCAGCGGCTGGCGCTGGCCCGCGCGGTGCTGGCGGCGCCGCGCGTCCTGGTCCTGGACGAGCCGACCGCGCACCTGGACCCGGACACCCGCGACGCGGTGGTGGCGGACCTGCTCGACGCCGCCCGGGGGTTCTCCACCCTGCTCATCACCCACGACCTCACCGGCCTGGACCGGGTGGACCGGATCTACGTGATCCGCGAGGGCCGGGTGTGCCAGTCGGGGACACACGGGGAGCTTCTCGCGCGGGAAGGCTGGTTTCGCGGTGTCTGCGAGCGCTAA